The Drosophila nasuta strain 15112-1781.00 chromosome 2L, ASM2355853v1, whole genome shotgun sequence genome window below encodes:
- the LOC132791971 gene encoding scavenger receptor class B member 1 isoform X3 — MFSIPKCAFLLLAIGFLAITTAVLVKVFQPYDLIFKWKLVMDDNGEIFNLWAQPPVDLYIKIYLFNITNAEAFLAGREKMKVEQVGPYVYKELMTHENITFNDNNTMSTNPSHPLVWQEHLSEGRREDDEVVMLNIAMLAISHLTAEKNFFVRLSLQTLFTTTQSEPIVRMTAKEFMFGFPTPLATLGNTFLPNWISFEKVGLIDRMYDFSTDFETFHTGAANPSISGLYDTYRGEKTLPQWEGDHCSNIEYASDGTKFKSFIQPNDSVKFFRKSMCRPINLYRVGEERTFGSLKGYDYVFEENAFDNGAINEDNKCFCRQGDCQPVGLIDVTDCYYGFPISLSYPHFMNGDVGLVENVTGMEPDPAKHSTAFVIQPESGLPLSLSVKVQINMHFKDMRNYASVAPFSHLTAPMLWFEIMMPKLPDALDTRFSFYLNILPLVDPIGFWGPLILGVCLLVYAITRATLHMSSFTRQATISDGKYARANLLQNLTGSGVNIVAGNQVYSPCELKLLDDMPGSGKKHVIIRDSTGDEAYQERRQSAYALELEPALSDSGSSSSDEGNESDTVTLSRNSNTSSSCIEVEAGDDDDDVDDICIGCYDDNDLDVEQCTAAAGGGSKQQLGVSLASSGFASASPSANSSSSHVNAMSDREKGSNSSSWMPYAHPERFGGTDRQRADQRPLEHV; from the exons GTGCCTTTTTGTTGCTGGCCATTGGATTTTTGGCCATAACAACGGCGGTGCTGGTTAAAGTGTTTCAACCCTACGATTTGATATTCAAATGG AAATTGGTAATGGACGATAATGGGGAGATTTTCAACCTTTGGGCCCAGCCACCAGTCGatttgtatatcaaaatatatctatTCAATATCACCAATGCCGAAGCGTTTCTCGCCGGTCGCGAAAAGATGAAAGTAGAGCAAGTTGGTCCCTATGTCTACAA AGAGCTCATGACCCATGAGAATATTACGTTcaatgacaacaacacaatGTCCACAAATCCCAGCCATCCGTTGGTCTGGCAGGAACATCTTTCCGAAGGACGTCGCGAGGACGACGAAGTCGTCATGCTCAACATTGCAATGCTG GCCATCTCACATCTGACAGCCGAAAAGAATTTCTTTGTGCGTCTCTCGCTGCAAACGCTTTTCACCACCACACAGTCAGAGCCCATAGTGCGAATGACAGCCAAGGAGTTCATGTTTGGCTTCCCAACGCCATTGGCCACGTTGGGCAACACATTTCTGCCCAATTGGATATCATTCGAGAAGGTCGGACTCATTGATCGCATGTATGACTTCTCAACTGACTTTGAGACGTTCCATACGGGCGCCGCGAATCCCTCAATATCGGGCTTATACGACACCTATAGGGGAGAGAAGACGTTGCCCCAATGGGAGGGTGATCATTGCAGTAACATCGAGTATGCTTCCGATGGCACAAAGTTCAAGAGTTTCATTCAACCCAACGACTCTGTCAAGTTCTTCCGCAAGAGCATGTGCAGACCCATCAATTTG TATCGAGTTGGTGAGGAGCGAACATTTGGCAGTCTGAAGGGATACGATTATGTTTTCGAGGAGAATGCCTTCGACAATGGTGCCATCAATGAGGACAACAAGTGTTTCTGTCGCCAGG GTGACTGCCAGCCAGTTGGCTTAATTGACGTCACAGACTGCTATTATGGCTTCCCCATCTCGCTAAGCTATCCGCACTTTATGAATGGTGACGTTGGCCTGGTGGAGAATGTTACCGGCATGGAGCCTGATCCTGCAAAGCACTCAACGGCATTTGTCATTCAACCG GAATCCGGTTTgccgctctcgctctctgtaaAAGTGCAAATCAACATGCACTTCAAGGATATGCGCAATTATGCCTCCGTTGCCCCGTTTAGTCACCTGACAGCGCCCATGCTCTGGTTCGAAATT ATGATGCCCAAGCTGCCCGATGCACTAGATACACGCTTCAGTTTCTATTTGAACATCTTGCCGTTGGTCGATCCCATTGGCTTCTGGGGACCTTTGATTTTGGGCGTCTGCCTGCTGGTCTATGCCATCACACGGGCCACGCTGCACATGTCCAGCTTTACGCGCCAGGCCACAATCTCGGATGGCAAATATGCCCGCGCCAATCTTCTGCAGAATCTCACGGGCAGCGGAGTCAACATTGTCGCTGGCAATCAAGTTTACAGTCCATGTGAACTGAAACTGCTTGACGATATGCCTGGTAGTGGCAAGAAGCATGTTATTATCCGAGACAGCACTGGAGATGAAGCCTACCAGGAACGTCGTCAGTCCGCTTACGCCTTGGAACTTGAGCCAGCGCTCTCggacagcggcagcagcagcagcgatgagGGAAATGAGAGCGATACTGTGACGCTGAGTCGCAACTCGAACACGTCTAGTTCGTGCATTGAAGTCGAAGCTGgggacgatgatgatgatgtggatGACATCTGCATAGGTTGCTACGATGACAACGATTTGGATGTGGAGCAGTGCACTGCAGCCGCGGGTGGAGGATCGAAGCAACAG CTGGGCGTTAGTTTGGCCAGCAGCGGCTTTGCTTCGGCATCTCCATCGGCGAACAGTTCCAGCTCTCATGTGAATGCGATGTCAGACCGAGAGAAGGGCAGCAATAGCAGTAGTTGGATGCCCTACGCACATCCCGAGCGATTTGGCGGGACAGATCGACAGAGAGCAGATCAGAGACCGTTGGAGCACGTTTAG
- the LOC132791971 gene encoding scavenger receptor class B member 1 isoform X2, translated as MTVVRRRLRRQSLKDFLGALYSHRRFSLEKLRHFQQLQDRRQVMCAFLLLAIGFLAITTAVLVKVFQPYDLIFKWKLVMDDNGEIFNLWAQPPVDLYIKIYLFNITNAEAFLAGREKMKVEQVGPYVYKELMTHENITFNDNNTMSTNPSHPLVWQEHLSEGRREDDEVVMLNIAMLAISHLTAEKNFFVRLSLQTLFTTTQSEPIVRMTAKEFMFGFPTPLATLGNTFLPNWISFEKVGLIDRMYDFSTDFETFHTGAANPSISGLYDTYRGEKTLPQWEGDHCSNIEYASDGTKFKSFIQPNDSVKFFRKSMCRPINLYRVGEERTFGSLKGYDYVFEENAFDNGAINEDNKCFCRQGDCQPVGLIDVTDCYYGFPISLSYPHFMNGDVGLVENVTGMEPDPAKHSTAFVIQPESGLPLSLSVKVQINMHFKDMRNYASVAPFSHLTAPMLWFEIMMPKLPDALDTRFSFYLNILPLVDPIGFWGPLILGVCLLVYAITRATLHMSSFTRQATISDGKYARANLLQNLTGSGVNIVAGNQVYSPCELKLLDDMPGSGKKHVIIRDSTGDEAYQERRQSAYALELEPALSDSGSSSSDEGNESDTVTLSRNSNTSSSCIEVEAGDDDDDVDDICIGCYDDNDLDVEQCTAAAGGGSKQQLGVSLASSGFASASPSANSSSSHVNAMSDREKGSNSSSWMPYAHPERFGGTDRQRADQRPLEHV; from the exons ATGACGGTGGTGCGTCGTCGTCTGCGGCGTCAGTCGCTGAAGGACTTTCTGGGTGCCCTCTACTCGCATCGTCGCTTCTCGCTGGAGAAGCTGCGGCACTTTCAGCAGCTGCAAGATCGCCGCCAAGTGATGT GTGCCTTTTTGTTGCTGGCCATTGGATTTTTGGCCATAACAACGGCGGTGCTGGTTAAAGTGTTTCAACCCTACGATTTGATATTCAAATGG AAATTGGTAATGGACGATAATGGGGAGATTTTCAACCTTTGGGCCCAGCCACCAGTCGatttgtatatcaaaatatatctatTCAATATCACCAATGCCGAAGCGTTTCTCGCCGGTCGCGAAAAGATGAAAGTAGAGCAAGTTGGTCCCTATGTCTACAA AGAGCTCATGACCCATGAGAATATTACGTTcaatgacaacaacacaatGTCCACAAATCCCAGCCATCCGTTGGTCTGGCAGGAACATCTTTCCGAAGGACGTCGCGAGGACGACGAAGTCGTCATGCTCAACATTGCAATGCTG GCCATCTCACATCTGACAGCCGAAAAGAATTTCTTTGTGCGTCTCTCGCTGCAAACGCTTTTCACCACCACACAGTCAGAGCCCATAGTGCGAATGACAGCCAAGGAGTTCATGTTTGGCTTCCCAACGCCATTGGCCACGTTGGGCAACACATTTCTGCCCAATTGGATATCATTCGAGAAGGTCGGACTCATTGATCGCATGTATGACTTCTCAACTGACTTTGAGACGTTCCATACGGGCGCCGCGAATCCCTCAATATCGGGCTTATACGACACCTATAGGGGAGAGAAGACGTTGCCCCAATGGGAGGGTGATCATTGCAGTAACATCGAGTATGCTTCCGATGGCACAAAGTTCAAGAGTTTCATTCAACCCAACGACTCTGTCAAGTTCTTCCGCAAGAGCATGTGCAGACCCATCAATTTG TATCGAGTTGGTGAGGAGCGAACATTTGGCAGTCTGAAGGGATACGATTATGTTTTCGAGGAGAATGCCTTCGACAATGGTGCCATCAATGAGGACAACAAGTGTTTCTGTCGCCAGG GTGACTGCCAGCCAGTTGGCTTAATTGACGTCACAGACTGCTATTATGGCTTCCCCATCTCGCTAAGCTATCCGCACTTTATGAATGGTGACGTTGGCCTGGTGGAGAATGTTACCGGCATGGAGCCTGATCCTGCAAAGCACTCAACGGCATTTGTCATTCAACCG GAATCCGGTTTgccgctctcgctctctgtaaAAGTGCAAATCAACATGCACTTCAAGGATATGCGCAATTATGCCTCCGTTGCCCCGTTTAGTCACCTGACAGCGCCCATGCTCTGGTTCGAAATT ATGATGCCCAAGCTGCCCGATGCACTAGATACACGCTTCAGTTTCTATTTGAACATCTTGCCGTTGGTCGATCCCATTGGCTTCTGGGGACCTTTGATTTTGGGCGTCTGCCTGCTGGTCTATGCCATCACACGGGCCACGCTGCACATGTCCAGCTTTACGCGCCAGGCCACAATCTCGGATGGCAAATATGCCCGCGCCAATCTTCTGCAGAATCTCACGGGCAGCGGAGTCAACATTGTCGCTGGCAATCAAGTTTACAGTCCATGTGAACTGAAACTGCTTGACGATATGCCTGGTAGTGGCAAGAAGCATGTTATTATCCGAGACAGCACTGGAGATGAAGCCTACCAGGAACGTCGTCAGTCCGCTTACGCCTTGGAACTTGAGCCAGCGCTCTCggacagcggcagcagcagcagcgatgagGGAAATGAGAGCGATACTGTGACGCTGAGTCGCAACTCGAACACGTCTAGTTCGTGCATTGAAGTCGAAGCTGgggacgatgatgatgatgtggatGACATCTGCATAGGTTGCTACGATGACAACGATTTGGATGTGGAGCAGTGCACTGCAGCCGCGGGTGGAGGATCGAAGCAACAG CTGGGCGTTAGTTTGGCCAGCAGCGGCTTTGCTTCGGCATCTCCATCGGCGAACAGTTCCAGCTCTCATGTGAATGCGATGTCAGACCGAGAGAAGGGCAGCAATAGCAGTAGTTGGATGCCCTACGCACATCCCGAGCGATTTGGCGGGACAGATCGACAGAGAGCAGATCAGAGACCGTTGGAGCACGTTTAG